ATTAAACTTTCCGGCGGGCAATGGGATGtaaattgttttatattttgcaaTGACCAGAGGATATTAAATTTTGgtattttgtttagatttttaatGTTTATGAAGTGTTGAACTTATTTGTTATTTACTTTCTATGATAGATGTTGCTTTCTTGTTTGGACTTTTTATGGATATTTGATGTtgcttaaaaatttttatttttttgtctttattgaTGACGATGTTATTACTGTTTCAATATTAGAATCTTTGAACTTGTTTGAATATTGTGATGcaaattttatagttaatttACAATATATATGTCGAATTTGTTTGAACTggttagttttaattttatattactactAATATTGCTAGCTAATGAAACAAATACATTAATCTATCTTATTGGTAATCTCAGATAATATGACTGcgtgaaccaaacatattaatctATCTTTTTGGTAATCTTAGATGATATGACTGCGCGAACCAAACATCGAAATGTTATATCCTTAGTAATAAAATAAGTAGGAATCAAATTCTTGGGtatctttttactcctagtaatctatcatagcgcgaaccaaacgcccTCTAATAGAAATTGCAATAACATGCAGGAGCAGCACCTTATTCCACCAGAGGAGAATAGCTCGCCATTGCCGCGGAACAACTATCCTAAGCCGTTGATCTTCCACGACGGTCGTCTCGTGGCACGACCAGGGCCGTCGGATTTTGCTATCATTCTTCTCTGGTTCCCTCTAGGTGTCCTCTTAGCCATTTTCCGGATCTTAGTGGGCCTCATCCTCCCCTCCAATTTGGGCCTATTTGGTGCTGCGGCCACGGGCTTTCGCATACGGGCCCAATTCCCTACAGCCTGCCACATTTCCGGGCCACCTCAAGTTACCGCTGCACCGGAAAAAAGTGGCACACTGTATGTGTGCAATCATCAGACGCTTCTCGACCCTGTGATCATATCGACGGTTCTCCAGCGGAAGATCTCAGCTGTTACTTACAGCTTAAGCAGATTCTCAGAATTGGTCTCTCCAATCCCGACCGTCCGATTAACCAGGGACCGCTGTAAGGACGGTGCGATGATGCGGCCACTGCTTGATCAAGGTGATCTAgtggtgtgccctgaggggacCACGTGCCGCGAACCATACCTGCTCCGGTTTAGCCCGTTATTTGCAGAGATAACCGATGTGGTTGAACCGGTTGCCGTTCGAGCCTACGGGACCATGTTCTATGGGTCCACGGTTCGGGGTCACAAGTGGTTGGACTCATTCTTCTTTCTGATGAATCCGAGCCCTGCTTACCAGTTGGACTTCCTCGAGCCTGTATTCGGCTGTCAGAAATCGAAATACGATGTTGCAAATCACATCCAACGGTTGATCGGGGAGGCGATTGGGTTCAAGTGCACCAATTTCACGCGAAAGGACAAGTATCGGATGCTCGCGGGCCATGATGGTGTGGATACAAGAAGCTGAAATTTTGCAGTAGTAATTACCAGTAATTTATGCTCATAGAAGTATAATGTTAGTAACATTGCAGcttactattaaattatttgagcAATGTATTTGCTGCAGTTTGTAGTTTGCAGCTGTTATAAGTTAAAAAAGAGGGCGATTTGCGACTTTATTTCCTATTTCtctgttgtttgttttcatACAAACCAATCACCGAAATGTGAAAAAGAAACTATGATCTGCAGCAAGAAGGTGATTTCTATTGCAACAATAAACAATCATTCCATCTGTTACAAGTATTATCCGACAAGTTTGTGGGAGGAGTTACCTTGTCtacaaaaatagaagaaaaataaattgatgGCTAAGATTAATTATGTACAGTAGCATATAACATTGACTGTAGTAGCTAAGGCAAAAAGgagaaacaccaaaaaaaaaaaagaaaaaaaaaaaactatccaaAAGTCGAGAATGATGATGCGGCGAGAGAGCTTTAGCCATCTGAGTAAACATCATCTCTGAGCAAAAAGGAGCGGGGCTCGATCTTAAATCTTAAAACTTCACCTCAGTTTCATTTCAACTCCATCACCGGAATGGCTTTCTTTACCGGCCAGTTTTTCTTCCTTCGTATAGACTTTCTCGCCACATTTCACAGCTTGATACCCGCATCGGCTAATGCTGCTGTCACAGAAGCCGAGGCTTCCTCCAGGGTTCTCTGCTTCTTCACGGTGTTGAAGGCCTCGATAATATCTCCGACCTCCCATTCATTGAAATCTTCAACGCCAATACCGCATTCCAATCCGGCACCAACCTATATTTATAGAATAAAGACAGGAAAAGTGCAAAAACATAATGTTAGTTCCGCTAAAATACATAATGAATCTTGTGAAACATATAATAGAACAAAGTGGTTATTTCGCCAGGCGTCGACAGCAGTTGCTCTACTCCTAGAAGCAGCAGACAGATGTTTGGCAAACAAAAAGTCTGAAAATTTTCCAGTGGTGGAAAGCTGAAAAGAGCTCTTTTGCCCCAAAAGCAGAAGTTACTTTTCCAGATTTTGCTTCTGTGATTCTGCTGCAGCGAGCAGTGGTTAGGGGATTTGAATGCTCAGCTATTAGTGGTTTTTAAAAACAGCCCAACTCGAACCACGCCTATTCAGAAGCTCAAGTGGCACCAAAGGGTTGTAGTTCCTATTCAGAAGCTCCAACTCAAACCACGCCTATTCAGAAGCTCAAGTGGCACCAAACGTCGTGAGAATTACCTCCTTCACCTCCTCCTTGACGCGTCGCAGAGAATTGATTTTGCCCGTGTGAACTATCTTTCCGTTTCGAACAACCCGAACACCACAATCTTCCACTACTTTTCCCTCTCTGACCATGCAACCAGCCACTCGTCCGCTACCACTACTAAATGTGGCTCGAACTTCAGCTGTTCCTATAGGAACTTGTTCCTGCAATACATACAAAAGAGGtgattgtttaattaattaaaaaggattaaattaaataaatatccttACAAGTTTCTCTTAACTacgaaaaatcacttttttactATGATTAAAAAAAACGTATCATTAATGCATCAATATTAGTCAAAGTCAGTGCCCTGTTTACCTCAACTAGCTCTAGGAGACCTTCCATGGCATTGCGCAAGCTATCTAATAGATCATAGATGACTCTGTAAACCCGTATCTCGACATTCTTCTTTTCTGCATAGCTCTTAACCGAGCCCGGCACTTTAACATTGAAACCGACTATAATTGCTTCAGACGCAACAGCTAGATCGACATCACTAGTGCTCACGTCTCCCGGAGCTTGAAGTAGGAATTTTAGAGAAACATTATTTTGTGGAAGCACTTGAACCGCATGCCTGATAGCTTCAATTGAACCCTGGTTTAAATGAAAGTCTTACAAGTTAGAAACGAAACAAAAGTTGCGATGAATATGCAGAGGCAAATCCCACAGttgcttaaataaataaataaaatgggaCGTATTCATTGGCATAGAATCCTTCTTTCACCAAGGGAAGGTTCCCGGAATAtgttattaaaaaagaaattttgcgGACATAACTGTAGCAGGATCACAATTGAGGTACTAATTATGTAATTAACAAGCATTTGCATACGGCATACCTGGACGTCAACTTTGAGGATGATATTCAGCTGATGTCTATCTAGTCCGGACTGCTTTCCTGCTGAAACTGTAGCAGCAATGGAAGAAAGAGTGACCTTTCCTTCCCCGGCTTTTGCCGATATCCGTTCGATCCGCAATGAATTGGCACGTGCTTCAGCCCTTTCACGCGCGACATCGAGGGAGCTAACAACCTCGAATTCGTCGCCAGCAATGGGAACATCACTCAGGCCAATTACCTGAAGACAAAATTTGCAAAAGCAATACTAGAATAAGTGTTTCAACTATGAAAATAGATACATGCATATACATACTGACACGTGCATGAACATCAAAGCTTGAACATCTGGGACCATTCATGTGTCCAATCAACACAGGGTTAGCatctaaattttttcaattatGTTATTAGGACCGCTAATCAGCATTCTCAGTGATTCTTTCCCATGGGCAAAGGCAAAACAGATGCTGAACTGCTGATCACaatattttcatgattttacctGAAACTTTCAGCTCCAAGACTATGCAACCTAAATCTTATCTACACTTCAAGCTCTAAgaaggaaacttctttctataATACTCGACAATTTTCTCGATTGATACAGGTTTAATAGCTTGGTTCTGAACTTACAATTTACAACCTAGGACATGCATCTAGAATTGTTCGGGACTTTGTCCCAAGATAACAATACACTAAACAAAGGTaagaattttgagattttaaatgtGCTTAAATAGCAATAATAAATGACTATTGAAGAAGTATTGCAAAGGCATAACATGAGAAGTAAACAGGAAGAAACCAAGAAACCTGCACAGCCATGGATGGTCCAGCTTCGTCAACTCGGCTTCCTCTATCGTCAAACATAGCACGAACCTGCTTGTTGAAAATATAATACC
This window of the Ananas comosus cultivar F153 linkage group 19, ASM154086v1, whole genome shotgun sequence genome carries:
- the LOC109724820 gene encoding glycerol-3-phosphate 2-O-acyltransferase 6-like; this translates as MSSHFGPAFHVEKEKHSIAIELEGALLLSRNFFPYFLLIALEAGGPLRALLLLLSYPLSLLFKLILDENVALHMMIFISTAGLMVSDVKAVAKATLPRFFLQELRRSTYEVFAKCGGKKYVVTCLPRVMVEPILREYLDVDHVISTELRVFGGRCLGLVAPPGIMAGSRRFTALMEAHGTDRMIDFGIGAAFTAQPFLSLCLEQHLIPPEENSSPLPRNNYPKPLIFHDGRLVARPGPSDFAIILLWFPLGVLLAIFRILVGLILPSNLGLFGAAATGFRIRAQFPTACHISGPPQVTAAPEKSGTLYVCNHQTLLDPVIISTVLQRKISAVTYSLSRFSELVSPIPTVRLTRDRCKDGAMMRPLLDQGDLVVCPEGTTCREPYLLRFSPLFAEITDVVEPVAVRAYGTMFYGSTVRGHKWLDSFFFLMNPSPAYQLDFLEPVFGCQKSKYDVANHIQRLIGEAIGFKCTNFTRKDKYRMLAGHDGVDTRS